One Micromonospora eburnea genomic region harbors:
- a CDS encoding GH1 family beta-glucosidase produces the protein MDTHLTQPTTDGSRSQRGVRRAEPESSHGQTDPIDTLPPTFRWGVATSSYQIEGAVAEDGRTPSIWDTFCRVPGAVANGENGDVACDHYHRMPEDVALIADLGLDTYRFSVAWPRVQPGGRGPANPAGLAFYDRLVDELLGRGVDPWVTLYHWDLPQELEDAGGWPYRDTAHRFADYAELVFATLGDRVKTWTTLNEPWCSAMLGYAYGEHAPGRRNLGDGIAAAHHLLLGHGLAAQRLRAAAANPIELGLTVNLSTADPATDSVADRDAARAADGLGNRLYLDPVFHGRYPEDVVADLAAEGVEIPVRDGDLAVIATPIDVLGVNYYFGQLFSGVDERGRERDDQGRPVRRVIRRNLPRTAMDWEIVPDSFTDLLVRLSRDYPGVPLVITENGAAFDDRPDSDGFVADDDRVAYLAEHLRAVARARQAGADVRGYFAWSLLDNFEWAYGYDKRFGIVRVDYDTQRRTPKRSAHWYRDTVQRVRGQR, from the coding sequence ATGGACACCCACCTCACCCAGCCGACCACCGACGGCTCCAGGTCGCAGCGCGGCGTCAGACGCGCCGAGCCGGAGTCGTCGCACGGGCAGACCGACCCGATCGACACCCTTCCACCGACCTTCCGGTGGGGGGTGGCGACCTCGTCGTACCAGATCGAGGGCGCGGTGGCCGAGGACGGCCGCACGCCGTCCATCTGGGACACCTTCTGCCGCGTCCCCGGGGCGGTGGCCAACGGCGAGAACGGTGACGTGGCCTGCGACCACTACCACCGGATGCCGGAGGACGTGGCGCTCATCGCCGACCTGGGCCTGGACACGTACCGCTTCTCGGTGGCCTGGCCCCGGGTGCAGCCGGGCGGGCGCGGGCCGGCCAACCCGGCCGGCCTGGCGTTCTACGACCGGCTCGTGGACGAGCTGCTCGGGCGGGGCGTCGACCCGTGGGTGACGCTCTACCACTGGGACCTGCCGCAGGAGCTGGAGGACGCGGGCGGCTGGCCGTACCGGGACACCGCCCACCGGTTCGCCGACTACGCCGAGCTGGTCTTCGCCACGCTCGGCGACCGGGTGAAGACCTGGACGACGCTGAACGAGCCGTGGTGCTCGGCGATGCTCGGGTACGCGTACGGCGAGCACGCCCCCGGCCGGCGGAACCTGGGCGACGGGATCGCCGCCGCCCACCACCTGCTGCTCGGTCACGGGCTGGCGGCGCAGCGGCTGCGCGCGGCAGCGGCGAACCCGATCGAGCTGGGCCTCACGGTCAACCTGTCCACCGCCGACCCGGCCACCGACAGCGTGGCCGACCGGGACGCCGCCCGGGCCGCCGACGGGCTGGGCAACCGGCTCTACCTGGACCCGGTGTTCCACGGCCGCTACCCCGAGGACGTGGTGGCCGACCTGGCCGCCGAAGGCGTCGAGATCCCGGTGCGGGACGGCGACCTGGCGGTCATCGCCACCCCGATCGACGTGCTCGGCGTCAACTACTACTTCGGCCAGCTCTTCTCCGGGGTGGACGAGCGGGGTCGGGAGCGGGACGACCAGGGCCGGCCGGTGCGCCGGGTGATCCGGCGGAACCTGCCGCGTACCGCGATGGACTGGGAGATCGTGCCGGACTCCTTCACCGACCTGCTGGTCCGGTTGAGCCGGGACTACCCGGGCGTGCCGCTGGTGATCACCGAGAACGGGGCGGCGTTCGACGACCGGCCGGACTCCGACGGCTTCGTGGCCGACGACGACCGGGTCGCCTACCTGGCCGAGCACCTGCGGGCGGTGGCCCGGGCCCGGCAGGCGGGCGCCGACGTGCGCGGCTACTTCGCCTGGTCGCTGCTGGACAACTTCGAGTGGGCGTACGGCTACGACAAGCGGTTCGGCATCGTCCGGGTGGACTACGACACCCAGCGGCGTACGCCGAAGCGCAGCGCGCACTGGTACCGGGACACCGTCCAGCGGGTACGCGGGCAGCGCTGA
- a CDS encoding ABC transporter permease: MAIPTSSIEQVIPKQGAMAQPAAARRRRWRFLANGKATTGLAVVAGYVLLAVIGPWIAPYEPDARSGDLLQPPSAQHWFGTTHLGQDVFSQVLVGTRGVMLVGLLAGVVATILSVLVGVTAGYLGGLPDDGLSALSNVFLVIPALPLIIIVTSTITEAGDLVVALVIGFTSWAWGARVLRAQTLSLRRRDYVEAARATGESTWRIIGFEILPNLTAIIASGFVGTVIFAVMSEITLAFIGISSVSSWNWGTILFWAQSQQALAQGAWWWFVPAGLAIAVLGTALALINFGIDEFVSPRLRSGGRARIRTADGRSVRMRVGFTPVLAPPAAVPAPRTKEDTHE; encoded by the coding sequence GTGGCCATTCCCACCTCCAGCATCGAGCAGGTCATCCCGAAGCAGGGGGCGATGGCCCAGCCGGCCGCCGCGCGACGCCGCCGGTGGCGCTTCCTGGCCAACGGCAAGGCCACCACCGGGCTGGCCGTCGTCGCCGGGTACGTGCTGCTCGCGGTGATCGGGCCGTGGATCGCCCCCTACGAACCGGACGCCCGCAGCGGCGACCTGCTCCAGCCGCCGTCGGCGCAGCACTGGTTCGGCACCACGCACCTGGGCCAGGACGTGTTCAGCCAGGTCCTGGTCGGCACCCGCGGAGTGATGCTGGTCGGGCTGCTCGCCGGGGTGGTCGCCACCATCCTGTCGGTGCTGGTCGGGGTGACCGCCGGCTACCTGGGCGGGCTGCCCGACGACGGGCTCTCCGCGCTGTCCAACGTGTTCCTGGTGATCCCGGCGCTGCCGCTGATCATCATCGTCACGTCCACCATCACCGAGGCCGGCGACCTGGTCGTCGCCCTGGTCATCGGGTTCACCTCGTGGGCCTGGGGTGCCCGGGTGCTGCGCGCCCAGACGCTGTCGCTGCGCCGGCGCGACTACGTCGAGGCGGCCCGGGCCACCGGGGAGAGCACCTGGCGGATCATCGGCTTCGAGATCCTGCCCAACCTGACGGCGATCATCGCCTCCGGCTTCGTCGGCACGGTCATCTTCGCGGTGATGTCCGAGATCACCCTGGCGTTCATCGGTATCTCGTCGGTCTCGTCGTGGAACTGGGGCACGATCCTGTTCTGGGCGCAGAGCCAGCAGGCCCTCGCGCAGGGCGCCTGGTGGTGGTTCGTCCCGGCCGGCCTGGCCATCGCCGTGCTCGGCACCGCCCTCGCCCTGATCAACTTCGGTATCGACGAGTTCGTCAGCCCTCGGCTGCGCAGCGGCGGCCGGGCGCGGATCCGCACCGCCGACGGGCGCAGCGTGCGGATGCGGGTCGGCTTCACCCCCGTACTGGCGCCGCCCGCGGCCGTCCCGGCCCCGCGAACGAAGGAAGACACCCATGAGTGA
- a CDS encoding ROK family protein, translating to MRRANRSVLLTRIWLDGPLSRHELGQTTALSLASVSNLVGEMIGEGLVEEAGSVESDGGRPRVLLRVAPGYGYLVGADVGETRVQVELFDLGMTALAKAEYPIAATGPDPRDVATHLLHGLDAVVEQAGVDPAAVLGFGVAVSGTVERTADAVVHAQTLGWDGVPLGAMLRAGTEIPVHLDNGAKTLGQAEMWFGAGRGVRHAVIALVGSGVGACVVADGVGYRGAHSSAGEWGHTTIVYGGRRCRCGNLGCLEAYVGAEGILDRFRQANRGRPAAGGDEETAFGELLRATSRTAARVLDDTVGYLGAGVANLVNLFNPERVVLGGWAGLALGERYLPQIREATARHALRQPYAQTSIELCRLGPDAVAMGAATLPMARLLRDGGVPRGPGVRATPAQPAPRTRARAR from the coding sequence ATGCGCCGTGCCAATCGATCGGTGCTGCTCACCCGGATCTGGCTGGACGGGCCGCTCAGCCGTCACGAGCTCGGCCAGACCACCGCGCTGAGCCTGGCCAGCGTGAGCAACCTGGTCGGCGAGATGATCGGTGAGGGGCTCGTCGAGGAGGCCGGCTCGGTCGAGTCCGACGGCGGCCGTCCCCGGGTGCTGCTGCGCGTCGCCCCCGGCTACGGCTACCTGGTCGGGGCCGACGTCGGCGAGACCCGGGTCCAGGTCGAGCTCTTCGACCTGGGGATGACCGCCCTCGCCAAGGCCGAGTACCCGATCGCCGCCACCGGCCCCGACCCGCGCGACGTGGCCACCCACCTGCTGCACGGTCTCGACGCGGTGGTCGAGCAGGCCGGCGTCGACCCCGCGGCGGTGCTCGGCTTCGGCGTCGCGGTGTCCGGGACGGTCGAGCGGACCGCCGACGCCGTCGTGCACGCACAGACCCTCGGCTGGGACGGCGTGCCGCTCGGGGCGATGCTGCGGGCCGGCACCGAGATTCCCGTCCACCTCGACAACGGCGCGAAGACCCTCGGCCAGGCCGAGATGTGGTTCGGCGCCGGTCGGGGCGTCCGGCACGCCGTCATCGCCCTGGTCGGCTCCGGCGTCGGGGCCTGCGTGGTCGCCGACGGCGTGGGCTACCGCGGCGCGCACAGCAGCGCCGGCGAGTGGGGCCACACCACGATCGTGTACGGCGGCCGCCGCTGCCGCTGCGGCAACCTCGGCTGCCTGGAGGCGTACGTCGGGGCGGAGGGGATCCTCGACCGGTTCCGGCAGGCCAACCGGGGCCGCCCGGCGGCTGGCGGCGACGAGGAGACCGCCTTCGGCGAGCTGCTGCGCGCCACCAGCCGGACGGCCGCGAGGGTGCTCGACGACACGGTCGGCTACCTCGGCGCCGGCGTGGCGAACCTGGTCAACCTCTTCAACCCGGAACGGGTGGTGCTCGGCGGCTGGGCCGGGCTGGCTCTGGGCGAGCGATACCTGCCGCAGATCCGGGAGGCCACCGCCCGGCACGCGCTGCGCCAGCCGTACGCCCAGACCTCGATCGAGCTGTGCCGGCTCGGACCGGACGCGGTCGCGATGGGCGCGGCCACCCTCCCGATGGCCCGGCTGCTGCGCGACGGCGGCGTGCCGCGCGGCCCGGGCGTCCGGGCGACCCCGGCACAGCCGGCGCCCCGGACCCGGGCGCGGGCCCGCTGA
- a CDS encoding class I SAM-dependent methyltransferase — protein sequence MHPQPGVYWLTQADGRRRRLPVRRWHGPPEPATAAVVARCAGPALDVGCGPGRLTLALARAGRTAVGVDISPYAVRLTRARGAVAVHRDVFAALPGEGRWAHVLLVDGNIGIGGDPYALLRRCRELIRADGTILVELEPPGPGLWRGHVRLTSRSPAGHVRRSDAFRWARLDTVAVHDTARTAGLTVRDVFAVGHRWFGELFPEQP from the coding sequence ATGCACCCGCAGCCGGGCGTGTACTGGCTCACGCAGGCCGACGGCCGGCGTCGCCGGCTGCCGGTACGGCGCTGGCACGGTCCGCCCGAGCCGGCGACCGCCGCCGTCGTCGCCCGGTGCGCCGGACCAGCCCTGGACGTCGGCTGCGGCCCGGGCCGGCTCACGCTCGCGCTGGCTCGTGCCGGGCGCACCGCGGTCGGCGTCGACATCTCCCCGTACGCGGTGCGGCTCACCCGGGCGCGTGGGGCGGTCGCCGTCCACCGGGACGTCTTCGCCGCCCTGCCCGGCGAGGGGCGCTGGGCGCACGTCCTGCTCGTCGACGGCAACATCGGCATCGGCGGTGACCCGTACGCCCTGCTCCGGCGGTGCCGGGAGCTGATCCGCGCCGACGGCACCATCCTCGTCGAGCTGGAACCGCCCGGGCCGGGGCTGTGGCGCGGGCACGTCCGGCTGACCTCCCGCTCCCCGGCGGGCCACGTGCGCCGCAGCGACGCCTTCCGTTGGGCGCGGCTGGACACGGTTGCGGTGCACGACACCGCCCGCACCGCCGGGCTGACCGTGCGGGACGTGTTCGCGGTGGGCCACCGCTGGTTTGGTGAGCTGTTCCCGGAACAGCCGTGA
- a CDS encoding glycosyl hydrolase family 18 protein, translating to MRLRRGLTALLGGVALLAVTAALPAAVGLAATDAHTALVACSAPAWAEGVTWTAGSKATYAGRLYQALQTHTPPVGAGWAPPATPSLWTDLGACDGAPSPTPTRSSSPTPTTSPTATPSPTPTTSSPPPGGDTCPLKSRPAGKVLQGYWESWDGAANGVHPGLGWIPITDSRIRTHGYNVVTAAFPVILSDGTVLWQNGMDAGVQVPTPAEVCQAKAAGLTVLLSIGGATAGIDLSSAAVADRFVATVVPILKRYNFDGIDIDIETGLTGSGNINQLSTSQANLVRIIDGVLAQMPAGFGLTMAPETAYVTGGSVTYGSIWGAYLPIIKRYVDNGRLWWLNMQYYNGSMYGCSGDSYPAGTVQGFVTQTNCLNTGLVVQGVTIRVPYDRQVPGLPAQTGAGGGYLAPSLVAQAWNTYQGGLKGLMTWSINWDGSKGWTFGDNVRSLQGR from the coding sequence ATGCGACTTCGACGTGGACTGACCGCCCTGCTCGGGGGTGTCGCACTGCTCGCCGTCACCGCCGCCCTGCCCGCCGCCGTCGGCCTCGCCGCCACCGACGCCCACACCGCGCTCGTGGCGTGCAGCGCCCCGGCCTGGGCCGAGGGCGTCACCTGGACCGCGGGCAGCAAGGCCACCTACGCCGGCCGCCTCTACCAGGCGCTACAGACCCACACCCCGCCCGTCGGCGCGGGCTGGGCCCCGCCCGCCACCCCGTCGCTCTGGACCGACCTCGGCGCCTGCGACGGGGCCCCGTCCCCCACTCCGACCCGGTCGTCCTCCCCCACGCCCACCACGTCCCCCACCGCGACGCCGTCGCCCACCCCCACCACGTCGAGCCCCCCGCCCGGCGGGGACACCTGCCCGCTGAAGTCGCGGCCGGCCGGCAAGGTGCTCCAGGGCTACTGGGAGAGCTGGGACGGCGCGGCCAACGGCGTGCACCCCGGGCTCGGCTGGATCCCGATCACCGACTCCCGTATCCGGACGCACGGCTACAACGTGGTCACCGCCGCCTTCCCGGTGATCCTCTCCGACGGCACCGTGCTCTGGCAGAACGGCATGGACGCCGGCGTCCAGGTGCCCACCCCCGCCGAGGTGTGCCAGGCCAAGGCCGCCGGCCTGACCGTCCTGCTGTCCATCGGCGGCGCCACCGCCGGCATCGACCTCAGCTCGGCCGCGGTCGCCGACCGGTTCGTCGCCACCGTGGTGCCGATCCTCAAGCGATACAACTTCGACGGCATCGACATCGACATCGAAACCGGCCTCACCGGCAGCGGCAACATCAACCAGCTCTCCACCTCGCAGGCCAACCTGGTCCGCATCATCGACGGAGTACTCGCCCAGATGCCCGCCGGGTTCGGACTCACCATGGCCCCGGAGACCGCGTACGTCACCGGCGGCAGCGTCACCTACGGGTCCATCTGGGGCGCGTACCTGCCGATTATCAAGCGGTACGTCGACAACGGCCGGCTCTGGTGGCTGAACATGCAGTACTACAACGGCTCCATGTACGGCTGCTCCGGCGACTCGTACCCGGCCGGCACCGTGCAGGGCTTCGTCACGCAGACCAACTGCCTCAACACGGGCCTGGTGGTGCAGGGCGTCACCATCCGCGTCCCGTACGACAGGCAGGTCCCCGGCCTGCCCGCGCAGACCGGCGCCGGCGGCGGATACCTGGCACCGTCCCTGGTGGCGCAGGCGTGGAACACCTACCAGGGTGGCCTGAAGGGCCTGATGACCTGGTCGATCAACTGGGACGGGTCGAAGGGCTGGACCTTCGGTGACAATGTGCGGTCCCTCCAGGGCCGCTGA
- a CDS encoding ABC transporter substrate-binding protein has protein sequence MRRRHLLAITLAGTVALAGCGETANTRNKDNQGGATVLNVGMPNGPQTENHNPFLTTSSAASLGYRWQIYEPLMMWNPVKPAEPFKPWLATKAEWTPDYKSVTVTVRDNATWSDGKPVTAADVAFTYNLVKNNEAINSTAIPYASVSTSGNQVTLAFDSPQFVNQQKILAQVPIVPEHIWSGIKDPATDINKNPVGSGAYTLKSFTPQTTTLSVRTGGYWQELPKVKELRYTSYTDNNAQTTALANGESEWSFVFIPNVQTVFVGKDPANHKVWAPPVLGIHGLYVNTTKKPFDNPALRRAMNMVINREDIFNQAEAGYFHPLVRSVTGLPSPAGDAYLAPEYKGQDQKVDVEGAKKVLTDAGFKFNGNALVDPAGKPVTLTLTDPAGWSDYQTSLEIVKDNLSTIGITATVDKANQDAWFRNVEEGKFDATFRWTNGGATPYDIYQTVMDGTLLKPIGKASPAGNFGRFNNPEATAALTAYANATDDAARTAALATLQKVFVEQVPMIPVGADNVGAAYSTKNWTGWPDDANPYGAAQPTQPNAADVVQHLRPAGS, from the coding sequence ATGAGAAGACGGCACCTCCTCGCCATCACGCTCGCCGGCACGGTGGCCCTCGCCGGCTGCGGCGAGACCGCCAACACCCGGAACAAGGACAACCAGGGCGGCGCGACGGTGCTCAACGTCGGCATGCCCAACGGCCCGCAGACCGAGAACCACAACCCGTTCCTGACCACCTCCTCGGCCGCGTCGCTCGGCTACCGCTGGCAGATCTACGAGCCGCTGATGATGTGGAACCCGGTCAAGCCGGCCGAGCCGTTCAAGCCGTGGCTGGCCACCAAGGCGGAGTGGACACCGGACTACAAGTCCGTCACGGTGACGGTGCGCGACAACGCCACCTGGTCCGACGGCAAACCGGTCACCGCCGCCGACGTCGCCTTCACCTACAACCTGGTGAAGAACAACGAGGCGATCAACAGCACCGCGATCCCGTACGCTTCCGTCAGCACCAGTGGCAACCAGGTGACCCTGGCCTTCGACTCGCCGCAGTTCGTCAACCAGCAGAAGATCCTCGCCCAGGTGCCGATCGTGCCCGAACACATCTGGTCCGGCATCAAGGACCCGGCCACGGACATCAACAAGAACCCGGTGGGCAGCGGCGCGTACACGCTGAAGTCGTTCACCCCGCAGACCACCACGCTGTCGGTGCGCACCGGCGGCTACTGGCAGGAACTGCCGAAGGTCAAGGAGCTGCGGTACACGTCGTACACCGACAACAACGCGCAGACCACCGCGCTCGCGAACGGCGAGTCGGAGTGGAGCTTCGTGTTCATCCCCAACGTGCAGACCGTCTTCGTCGGCAAGGACCCGGCCAACCACAAGGTGTGGGCGCCGCCGGTGCTCGGCATCCACGGCCTGTACGTCAACACCACCAAGAAGCCGTTCGACAACCCGGCGCTGCGCCGGGCGATGAACATGGTGATCAACCGGGAGGACATCTTCAACCAAGCCGAGGCCGGCTACTTCCACCCGCTGGTCCGCAGCGTGACCGGCCTGCCCAGCCCGGCCGGTGACGCGTACCTCGCGCCCGAGTACAAGGGACAGGACCAGAAGGTCGACGTCGAGGGGGCGAAGAAGGTGCTCACCGACGCCGGCTTCAAGTTCAACGGCAACGCCCTGGTCGACCCGGCCGGCAAGCCGGTCACCCTCACCCTGACCGACCCGGCCGGCTGGTCCGACTACCAGACCAGCCTGGAGATCGTGAAGGACAACCTGTCCACCATCGGCATCACGGCCACCGTCGACAAGGCCAACCAGGACGCCTGGTTCCGCAACGTCGAGGAAGGCAAGTTCGACGCCACCTTCCGCTGGACCAACGGCGGAGCCACGCCGTACGACATCTACCAGACGGTGATGGACGGCACGCTGCTCAAGCCGATCGGCAAGGCGTCGCCGGCCGGCAACTTCGGCCGCTTCAACAACCCGGAGGCCACCGCGGCCCTCACCGCGTACGCCAACGCCACCGACGACGCGGCGCGGACGGCGGCGCTGGCCACCCTCCAGAAGGTCTTCGTCGAGCAGGTGCCGATGATCCCGGTTGGCGCGGACAACGTGGGCGCGGCCTACAGCACGAAGAACTGGACCGGCTGGCCGGACGACGCCAACCCGTACGGCGCCGCCCAGCCGACCCAGCCGAACGCCGCCGACGTGGTGCAGCACCTGCGCCCCGCGGGTTCCTGA
- a CDS encoding LacI family DNA-binding transcriptional regulator: protein MPITIADVATRAGVSKTTVSRVLNGKGEVDVRTADRVRAVISDLGYVPSARAVGLARGRTRVVGMLVPTLTWPWMGEVLQGAADVVEAEGYGLLLFTCTRGDESMRRFASQVSAKSFDGLLVVEPEGTLDYITALHERGLPVILIDDRSLQPRFPSVRTTNESGARAAAAHLLALGRRRPLVVTGMRRFGCTRERLAGFAGGYADAGLPIDPALVVEGDFTFECGRVAVRRLLADGVPFDAVFAHNDLSAAGALQALRDAGRRVPDDVAVVGFDDLPLAGHTHPPLSSVRQPLREMGAAAARTLISHLGGTPLPDTPTVIPTTFTVRASTGRT from the coding sequence GTGCCGATCACCATCGCCGACGTCGCCACCCGGGCGGGGGTGAGCAAGACGACGGTCTCCCGGGTGCTCAACGGCAAGGGCGAGGTGGACGTCCGCACCGCCGACCGGGTCCGCGCCGTAATCAGCGACCTGGGATACGTGCCGAGCGCCCGCGCGGTCGGCCTGGCCCGGGGGCGCACCCGGGTGGTCGGCATGCTGGTGCCCACGCTCACCTGGCCCTGGATGGGCGAGGTGTTGCAGGGCGCGGCCGACGTGGTCGAGGCCGAGGGGTACGGGCTGCTGCTGTTCACCTGCACCCGGGGCGACGAGTCGATGCGGCGGTTCGCCTCCCAGGTCTCCGCGAAGTCGTTCGACGGCCTGCTGGTGGTCGAGCCGGAGGGCACTCTGGACTACATCACCGCGCTGCACGAGCGGGGCCTGCCGGTCATCCTCATCGACGACCGCAGCCTCCAGCCGCGATTCCCCTCCGTCCGAACCACCAACGAGTCCGGCGCGCGGGCCGCCGCGGCGCACCTGCTGGCGCTCGGCCGACGCCGCCCGCTGGTGGTGACGGGCATGCGCCGCTTCGGCTGCACCCGGGAACGGCTCGCCGGATTCGCGGGCGGGTACGCCGACGCCGGCCTGCCCATCGACCCCGCACTCGTCGTCGAGGGCGACTTCACCTTCGAGTGCGGTCGCGTCGCGGTGCGACGCCTGCTCGCCGACGGCGTACCGTTCGACGCCGTCTTCGCCCACAACGACCTCTCCGCGGCCGGCGCGCTCCAGGCGCTGCGCGACGCCGGCCGGCGCGTCCCCGACGACGTGGCGGTCGTCGGCTTCGACGACCTGCCGCTGGCCGGACACACCCACCCGCCGCTGAGCTCGGTACGCCAGCCGCTACGGGAGATGGGGGCGGCCGCCGCCCGCACGCTCATCTCCCACCTCGGCGGCACTCCCCTGCCCGACACCCCGACCGTCATCCCGACCACGTTCACCGTGCGCGCCTCGACCGGCCGCACCTGA
- a CDS encoding ABC transporter ATP-binding protein, translated as MSEPVLEIRGLSVDYGLGDDAVHAVRDVDLTLHRGEVLGLAGESGSGKSTLAYGLTRLLPPPGVVSGGRVVYHPVDGAPVDVLALSPARLRAFRWAETSIVFQGAMNSLNPVHRISTQLLDVIKAHQPKSTAAGRLARAKELLRLVGISADRLDSYPHQLSGGMRQRVMIAMALALEPQVVIMDEPTTALDVVMQRQILGQLAELRQRLGFAVLFITHDLSLLVEFSDRIAIMYGGRIVEQAPAAELYRRALHPYTEGLLHSFPALRGPRRELTGIPGSPPDLRAMPSGCAFHPRCPKAFDPCDQELPSLGPPGDDQPGRAVACWLHPTAAPAPH; from the coding sequence ATGAGTGAACCGGTCCTGGAGATCCGTGGGCTCAGCGTCGACTACGGCCTCGGCGACGACGCGGTGCACGCGGTCCGCGACGTCGACCTGACCCTGCACCGGGGTGAGGTGCTGGGGCTGGCCGGGGAGAGCGGGAGCGGCAAATCCACCCTGGCGTACGGGTTGACCCGGCTGCTGCCGCCGCCCGGCGTGGTCAGCGGCGGTCGGGTGGTCTACCACCCCGTCGACGGAGCGCCGGTGGACGTGCTGGCCCTGAGCCCGGCGCGGCTGCGGGCGTTCCGTTGGGCGGAGACCTCGATCGTGTTCCAGGGGGCGATGAACTCGCTCAACCCGGTGCACCGGATCTCCACCCAGCTGCTCGACGTGATCAAGGCGCACCAGCCGAAGAGCACGGCGGCGGGCCGGCTGGCCCGGGCGAAGGAGCTGCTGCGGCTGGTCGGAATCTCCGCCGATCGGCTGGACAGCTACCCGCACCAGCTCTCCGGCGGGATGCGGCAACGCGTCATGATCGCAATGGCGCTGGCGCTGGAGCCGCAGGTGGTCATCATGGACGAGCCGACCACCGCGCTGGACGTGGTGATGCAGCGACAGATCCTCGGGCAGCTCGCCGAACTGCGCCAGCGGCTGGGCTTCGCGGTGCTGTTCATCACCCACGACCTGTCGCTACTGGTGGAGTTCTCCGACCGGATCGCCATCATGTACGGCGGCCGGATCGTCGAGCAGGCGCCCGCCGCCGAGCTGTACCGGCGGGCGCTGCACCCGTACACCGAGGGGCTGCTGCACTCCTTCCCGGCGCTGCGCGGCCCCCGCCGCGAGCTGACCGGCATCCCCGGCTCCCCGCCCGACCTGCGCGCCATGCCGAGCGGGTGCGCGTTCCACCCCCGCTGCCCCAAGGCGTTCGACCCGTGCGACCAGGAGTTGCCGTCGCTGGGCCCACCCGGCGACGACCAGCCGGGGCGGGCCGTCGCCTGCTGGCTGCACCCCACCGCCGCGCCGGCCCCCCACTGA
- a CDS encoding TraR/DksA family transcriptional regulator yields the protein MSTDLRDTADQERITRLRATLTTEFEAQTARLTELTADTGDPGEAHTRSALIAATRQSLAQIGDALNRMAEGSYGTCARCEAPIPAERLEILPHARFCVPCQQKQG from the coding sequence ATGAGCACCGACCTTCGCGACACCGCCGACCAGGAGCGGATCACGCGGCTGCGAGCCACCCTGACCACCGAGTTCGAGGCGCAGACCGCCCGGCTGACCGAACTCACGGCGGACACCGGCGACCCCGGCGAGGCGCACACCCGTTCCGCGCTGATCGCCGCGACCCGGCAGAGCCTGGCGCAGATCGGCGACGCCCTGAACCGGATGGCCGAGGGTAGCTACGGCACCTGCGCGCGCTGCGAGGCGCCGATCCCGGCCGAGCGGCTCGAGATTCTGCCGCACGCCCGCTTCTGCGTACCGTGCCAGCAGAAGCAGGGCTGA
- a CDS encoding ABC transporter ATP-binding protein: MTTPATDAPAVREEVLEAVGLTKHFPVRAGLRTLLTRSRPAVHAVDDVHLTLRRGQVTALVGESGSGKSTVARLLAQLYPRTAGTVRLHGEPVTVRGGRPFRAYARKVQMIFQDPFASLNPVHTVRYHLTRALRVHGNAGRTRADLEAALARLLERVALTPAERYLDKFPHELSGGQRQRVAIARALGADPEVLLADEPVSMLDVSIRLGVLNLLRDLKERLHLAILYITHDIASARYFADETLVMYAGRMVEGGDSETVTQRPAHPYTRLLIDSAPDPDRITGEAGPDERERGDGEPPSLIRPPAGCRFHPRCPAAMPRCASDLPPRLQVGDRAGHWAACWLYDPETHEAATAVAA; this comes from the coding sequence ATGACGACACCCGCCACGGACGCCCCGGCCGTCCGCGAGGAGGTGCTGGAGGCGGTCGGCCTGACCAAGCACTTCCCCGTCCGCGCCGGGCTGCGCACCCTGCTGACCCGGAGCCGACCGGCCGTGCACGCGGTCGACGACGTGCACCTCACCCTGCGCCGCGGGCAGGTGACCGCCCTGGTGGGCGAGTCCGGCTCCGGCAAGTCCACGGTCGCCCGGCTGCTCGCGCAGCTCTACCCGCGCACCGCCGGCACCGTCCGCCTGCACGGCGAACCGGTCACCGTCCGCGGCGGCCGGCCGTTCCGGGCGTACGCCCGCAAGGTGCAGATGATCTTCCAGGATCCGTTCGCCTCGCTGAACCCGGTGCACACGGTGCGCTACCACCTGACCCGGGCGCTACGCGTCCACGGCAACGCCGGCCGTACCAGGGCCGACCTGGAGGCGGCGCTGGCCCGGCTGCTGGAACGCGTCGCCCTCACCCCCGCCGAGCGCTACCTGGACAAGTTCCCGCACGAACTCTCCGGCGGGCAGCGGCAGCGAGTGGCCATCGCCCGGGCGCTCGGCGCCGACCCGGAGGTGCTGCTCGCCGACGAGCCGGTGTCGATGCTCGACGTCTCCATCCGGCTCGGCGTACTCAACCTGCTACGCGACCTCAAGGAACGGCTGCACCTGGCCATCCTCTACATCACCCACGACATCGCCTCGGCCCGCTACTTCGCCGACGAGACCCTCGTCATGTACGCCGGCCGGATGGTCGAGGGCGGCGACAGCGAGACCGTCACGCAGCGGCCCGCGCACCCGTACACCCGGTTGCTGATCGACTCGGCGCCTGACCCGGATCGGATCACCGGCGAGGCCGGCCCCGACGAGCGGGAACGCGGCGACGGCGAGCCGCCCAGCCTGATCCGGCCCCCGGCCGGCTGCCGGTTCCACCCGCGCTGCCCGGCGGCCATGCCGCGCTGCGCCAGCGACCTGCCGCCCCGTCTTCAGGTGGGCGACCGGGCCGGGCACTGGGCGGCCTGCTGGCTCTACGACCCGGAGACCCACGAGGCCGCAACGGCGGTGGCGGCATGA